The Megalobrama amblycephala isolate DHTTF-2021 linkage group LG13, ASM1881202v1, whole genome shotgun sequence genome contains a region encoding:
- the LOC125243190 gene encoding transcription initiation factor TFIID subunit 2-like isoform X1, protein MNRKKDKGFESPRPYKLTHQVVCINNINFQRKSVIGYVELTIFPTVMNLNRIKLNSKQCRIYRVRVNDLEAPFIYNDPTLEVCHHESKQRNLNYFSSAYTAAVSAVDPDAGNGELSIKVPSELWKQGDEMKVMKVYIEFSLDQPKGGLHFVVPDVEGSMAERAAHVFSFGNQNSTRFWFPCVDSYSELCTWKLEFTVDASMVAVSCGDLVETVYTHDMRKKTYHYMLPIPTAAPNISLAVGPFEILVDPYMHEVCV, encoded by the exons ATGAACCGCAAGAAAGACAAGGGCTTTGAGAGCCCACGACCATATAAACT GACCCATCAGGTTGTCTGCATCAACAACATAAATTTTCAGAGGAAGTCTGTCATT GGTTATGTGGAGCTGACTATCTTTCCAACAGTGATGAACCTGAACCGTATTAAATTGAACAGCAAACAGTGCCGTATCTACAGGGTGAGAGTGAATGATCTTGAAGCTCCATTCATTTACAATGACCCTACGCTTGAGGTCTGCCATCATGAATCCAAACA GAGGAACCTGAACTATTTCTCCAGTGCTTACACAGCAGCAGTTAGTGCTGTGGATCCAGATGCTGGGAATGGGGAGCTTTCCATTAAAGTTCCTTCTGAGCTCTGGAAACAGGGAGATG AGATGAAAGTTATGAAGGTTTACATTGAATTCTCATTGGATCAACCGAAAGGAGGGTTGCATTTTGTAGTACCTGATGTGGAAGGAAGTATGGCAGAAAGAGCGGCCCATGTTTTCTCCTTCGGCAACCAGAATTCCACACG GTTCTGGTTTCCATGTGTAGACTCATACTCTGAGCTGTGCACATGGAAGCTGGAGTTTACAGTGGATGCCTCCATGGTGGCAGTGTCCTGTGGGGACCTAGTGGAGACAGTCTACACCCACGATATGCGCAAGAAGACCTACCACTACATGCTGCCCATCCCCACTGCAGCCCCTAACATTTCCCTGGCTGTGGGGCCCTTCGAGATTCTGGTAGACCCCTACATGcatgaggtgtgtgtgtga
- the LOC125243190 gene encoding transcription initiation factor TFIID subunit 2-like isoform X2: MNLNRIKLNSKQCRIYRVRVNDLEAPFIYNDPTLEVCHHESKQRNLNYFSSAYTAAVSAVDPDAGNGELSIKVPSELWKQGDEMKVMKVYIEFSLDQPKGGLHFVVPDVEGSMAERAAHVFSFGNQNSTRFWFPCVDSYSELCTWKLEFTVDASMVAVSCGDLVETVYTHDMRKKTYHYMLPIPTAAPNISLAVGPFEILVDPYMHEVCV; encoded by the exons ATGAACCTGAACCGTATTAAATTGAACAGCAAACAGTGCCGTATCTACAGGGTGAGAGTGAATGATCTTGAAGCTCCATTCATTTACAATGACCCTACGCTTGAGGTCTGCCATCATGAATCCAAACA GAGGAACCTGAACTATTTCTCCAGTGCTTACACAGCAGCAGTTAGTGCTGTGGATCCAGATGCTGGGAATGGGGAGCTTTCCATTAAAGTTCCTTCTGAGCTCTGGAAACAGGGAGATG AGATGAAAGTTATGAAGGTTTACATTGAATTCTCATTGGATCAACCGAAAGGAGGGTTGCATTTTGTAGTACCTGATGTGGAAGGAAGTATGGCAGAAAGAGCGGCCCATGTTTTCTCCTTCGGCAACCAGAATTCCACACG GTTCTGGTTTCCATGTGTAGACTCATACTCTGAGCTGTGCACATGGAAGCTGGAGTTTACAGTGGATGCCTCCATGGTGGCAGTGTCCTGTGGGGACCTAGTGGAGACAGTCTACACCCACGATATGCGCAAGAAGACCTACCACTACATGCTGCCCATCCCCACTGCAGCCCCTAACATTTCCCTGGCTGTGGGGCCCTTCGAGATTCTGGTAGACCCCTACATGcatgaggtgtgtgtgtga